One part of the Vicia villosa cultivar HV-30 ecotype Madison, WI linkage group LG6, Vvil1.0, whole genome shotgun sequence genome encodes these proteins:
- the LOC131612300 gene encoding uncharacterized protein LOC131612300 isoform X1, whose translation MQTASSGGNLVPLNEIQLEEFHRRQSISAGNEMLMRPDQVCKLQQVFKRFDKNDDGKVLPVELQQCMEALGVTISPQDAEFAVANLDREGDGLLDFDDFLLLVEAGRNKEDNSSANRPLHSSWISLIINKLKRFGDKTKVRQGTNALLPLSSNDLVNTTLKQNDFTWTAFKGFLRGSVHNLSPKQHGFLLLLFGGILSYLTRNSTSPFESFKVGKTRTTSESLLSLEEAFYAFPLELAHISGFMICYVVMWLLVLPLQPGILIFLGLLLIFSPIFYFGQLARMVSISGVHVDCGGFFKLPLFWFTTLGAVGLSLAFGLVMLLVVYLSWRFIHKGKPKIIEVRLDDLSSFTLDE comes from the exons ATGCAG ACAGCATCATCGGGGGGAAATTTGGTGCCCCTCAATGAAATACAGTTGGAGGAATTCCACAGG AGACAAAGTATATCAGCTGGAAATGAGATGCTCATGAGACCTGATCAG GTATGCAAACTTCAACAGGTGTTCAAGCGCTTTGATAAAAATGATGATGGGAAAGTATTGCCGGTTGAATTGCAACAATGCATGGAGGCTTTGGGTGTGACGATTTCACCACAGGATGCAGAGTTTGCAGTCGCAAATCTAGACAGGGAAGGTGATGGGCTGCTGgattttgatgattttttattgCTTGTGGAAGCTGGAAGGAACAAGGAAGATAAT TCATCCGCGAATCGGCCTTTACATAGTTCATGGATAAGCTTAATAATTAATAAGCTTAAGCGTTTTGGGGATAAGACTAAG gTACGTCAAGGTACCAATGCACTACTTCCTTTATCCTCAAACGATTTGGTTAACACGACACTCAAACAAAATGATTTTACTTGGACGGCTTTTAAGGGTTTTCTACGTGGGAGTGTGCATAATCTTTCTCCAAAACAACATGGGTTCTTACTATTGTTGTTCGGCGGCATCCTAAGTTACCTCACAAGAAACTCTACCTCTCCATTTGAATCCTTCAAAGTTGGAAAAACCAGAACCACATCAGAGTCACTATTAAGCTTAGAGGAAGCATTTTATGCTTTCCCACTAGAACTGGCACATATATCTGGGTTCATGATATGCTATGTCGTAATGTGGTTGCTTGTTTTGCCGCTACAACCTGGAATACTGATATTTTTGGGGCTACTATTGATTTTTTCaccaattttttattttggtcAGCTGGCGAGAATGGTTTCAATTTCAGGGGTTCATGTGGATTGTGGTGGCTTCTTCAAGTTGCCTCTGTTTTGGTTTACAACTCTAGGTGCTGTTGGGCTTTCTCTTGCTTTTGGGTTAGTGATGTTGCTAGTTGTTTACTTGAGCTGGAGGTTCATACATAAAGGGAAACCAAAAATTATAGAAGTTAGATTAGATGATTTGTCATCTTTCACTTTGGATGAATGA
- the LOC131612300 gene encoding uncharacterized protein LOC131612300 isoform X2, whose product MQTASSGGNLVPLNEIQLEEFHRRQSISAGNEMLMRPDQVFKRFDKNDDGKVLPVELQQCMEALGVTISPQDAEFAVANLDREGDGLLDFDDFLLLVEAGRNKEDNSSANRPLHSSWISLIINKLKRFGDKTKVRQGTNALLPLSSNDLVNTTLKQNDFTWTAFKGFLRGSVHNLSPKQHGFLLLLFGGILSYLTRNSTSPFESFKVGKTRTTSESLLSLEEAFYAFPLELAHISGFMICYVVMWLLVLPLQPGILIFLGLLLIFSPIFYFGQLARMVSISGVHVDCGGFFKLPLFWFTTLGAVGLSLAFGLVMLLVVYLSWRFIHKGKPKIIEVRLDDLSSFTLDE is encoded by the exons ATGCAG ACAGCATCATCGGGGGGAAATTTGGTGCCCCTCAATGAAATACAGTTGGAGGAATTCCACAGG AGACAAAGTATATCAGCTGGAAATGAGATGCTCATGAGACCTGATCAG GTGTTCAAGCGCTTTGATAAAAATGATGATGGGAAAGTATTGCCGGTTGAATTGCAACAATGCATGGAGGCTTTGGGTGTGACGATTTCACCACAGGATGCAGAGTTTGCAGTCGCAAATCTAGACAGGGAAGGTGATGGGCTGCTGgattttgatgattttttattgCTTGTGGAAGCTGGAAGGAACAAGGAAGATAAT TCATCCGCGAATCGGCCTTTACATAGTTCATGGATAAGCTTAATAATTAATAAGCTTAAGCGTTTTGGGGATAAGACTAAG gTACGTCAAGGTACCAATGCACTACTTCCTTTATCCTCAAACGATTTGGTTAACACGACACTCAAACAAAATGATTTTACTTGGACGGCTTTTAAGGGTTTTCTACGTGGGAGTGTGCATAATCTTTCTCCAAAACAACATGGGTTCTTACTATTGTTGTTCGGCGGCATCCTAAGTTACCTCACAAGAAACTCTACCTCTCCATTTGAATCCTTCAAAGTTGGAAAAACCAGAACCACATCAGAGTCACTATTAAGCTTAGAGGAAGCATTTTATGCTTTCCCACTAGAACTGGCACATATATCTGGGTTCATGATATGCTATGTCGTAATGTGGTTGCTTGTTTTGCCGCTACAACCTGGAATACTGATATTTTTGGGGCTACTATTGATTTTTTCaccaattttttattttggtcAGCTGGCGAGAATGGTTTCAATTTCAGGGGTTCATGTGGATTGTGGTGGCTTCTTCAAGTTGCCTCTGTTTTGGTTTACAACTCTAGGTGCTGTTGGGCTTTCTCTTGCTTTTGGGTTAGTGATGTTGCTAGTTGTTTACTTGAGCTGGAGGTTCATACATAAAGGGAAACCAAAAATTATAGAAGTTAGATTAGATGATTTGTCATCTTTCACTTTGGATGAATGA